One Misgurnus anguillicaudatus chromosome 19, ASM2758022v2, whole genome shotgun sequence genomic region harbors:
- the LOC129422207 gene encoding uncharacterized protein: MLMPVKEELEKMTDPQPCRIKQEDTEEQIDMMEVKEESQAEVDEKHQIVKINHNVSLKETLKTEDIKCENSFSEDERPEDHKRTHSEEKPFTCQQCGKSFRTKDNLKTHRRTHSEEKPFTCQQCGKSFRTKAHLKEHKMTHSEVKPFTCQQCGKSFRKKDNLKEHMRTHSEEKPFTCQQCGKSFRRKDNLKTHMSSHSEEKPFTCQQCGKSFRTKVSLNLHVRIHTGEKTHACHHCEKSFTTVGDLNKHVRIHTGEKPHACHHCEKSFTTVGDRNKHLRIHTGEKPYACHHCEKSFTTAGALKKHLRIHTGEKPYTCQLCRKSFTFNSGLFQHMKTHSGEKLHACHLCDKSFLDKVKLKIHMRIHTGEKPFTCHLCGKSFTIKTTLNVHMRIHTGEKPHPCHHCEKSFITACNLRKHLRIHTGEKPYTCHLCGKSFVTNPNLKIHMRIHTGEKPHPCHQCGRSFRTAGKLKTHMRSHTGEKPYICSQCGKSFSSESNFKIHARIHTGERAFTCHECEKCFRSRSNLITHMKIHKGEKPHVCFQCGKCFSMECQLKKHMITHSEKKPHACLQCEKSFIDKRGLETHMKTHTEEKTFTCHHCGKSFTVRRALDDHVRIHTGEKPYACQQCGKSFRTKPNLSAHLITHTKEKPFTCHECEKSFKTKANLKKHARFHNQYMMEVKEESQAEVDEKHQIVKITIMFQPKETLKTEDIKCENSFREDERPEDHKRTRSEEKPFTCQQCGKSFRAKVNLKAHMRIHTGEKPFTCQQCGKSFRAKVNLKAHMRIHTGEKPHACHQCEKSCTTASVLNRHLRIHTGEKPYTCQQCGKSFKVESSLKIHTRIHTGEKPYTCQLCRKSFTFQLGLILHMKTHSGEKPHACQHCDKSFRTASTLKIHLRIHTGEKPYTCQQCGKRFSFISSLKIHARIHTGEKPFTCHECKKIFRNKSNLATHMKIHNGEKPHVCLQCGKSFSMEHHLKRHMMIHSEKKPHACLQCEKTFRDKTRLEIHMRNHTGEKPYICSQCEKGFTSEVGFKRHTTVHTGEKPFACQQCGKSFRMKFDLNAHLRIHTGEKPYVCQQCGKSFGTKTNLNAHLITHTKEKPFTCHECEKSFKTKATLKKHAKFHTQ; the protein is encoded by the exons atgttgatgccggtgaaagaggagcttgagaagatgacagatccacaaccatgcagaataaagcaagaagatactgaggaacaaatag atatgatggaagtgaaagaggagagtcaagctgaagtggatgagaaacatcagattgtaaaaataaaccataatgtttcactgaaagaaactctgaagacagaagacataaagtgtgaaaatagTTTCAGTGAAGATGAACGCCCTGAAGATCACAAGAGGACTCACAGTGAGgagaaacctttcacatgtcaacagtgtggaaagagtttcagaacaAAAGATAACCTTAAAACACACAGGAGGACTCACAGTGAGgagaaacctttcacatgtcaacagtgtggaaagagtttcagaacaAAAGCTCACCTAAAAGAACACAAGATGACTCACAGTGAGGTGaaacctttcacatgtcaacagtgtggaaagagttttagaaAAAAAGATAACCTTAAAGAACACATGAGGACTCACAGTGAGgagaaacctttcacatgtcaacagtgtggaaagagtttcagaagaAAAGATAACCTTAAAACACACATGAGTAGTCACAGTGAGgagaaacctttcacatgtcaacagtgtggaaagagtttcagaacaAAAGTTAGCCTTAACTTACATGTAAGGATTCACACCGGAGAAAAAACACACGCATGCCATcactgtgaaaagagttttacaactgTCGGTGACCTTAACAAACATGTGAGGATTCACACTGGCGAGAAACCACACGCATGCCATcactgtgaaaagagttttacaactgTCGGTGACCGTAACAAACATTtgaggattcacactggagagaaaccatacgcatgccatcactgtgaaaagagttttacaactgCCGGTGCCCTTAAGAAGCATTtgaggattcacactggagagaaaccttacacttgtCAACTATGCAGAAAGAGTTTCACCTTTAACTCAGGCCTTTTCCAGCACATGAAAACTCACAGTGGGGAAAAGCTACACGCATGCCATCTCTGTGACAAGAGTTTCCTAGATAAAGTTAAACTTAAGatacacatgagaattcacactggagagaaaccatttacatgtcatctgtgtggaaagagtttcacaaTAAAAACTACCCTTAACGTacacatgaggattcacaccggagagaaaccacATCCGTGCCATcactgtgaaaagagttttataACTGCATGTAACCTTAGAAAACAtttgagaattcacactggagagaaaccttacacttgtcatctgtgtggaaagagttttgtTACAAATCCCAACCTTAAAATacacatgaggattcacaccggagagaaaccacATCCGTGCCATCAGTGTGGAAGGAGTTTTAGAACAGCAGGTAAACTGAAGACTCACATGAGgtctcacactggagagaaaccttacatatgctctcagtgtggaaagagtttttcTTCTGAAAGTAACTTTAAGATTCATgcaagaattcacactggagagagagCGTTCACTTGCCATGAGTGTGAAAAATGTTTCAGAAGTAGGAGTAACCTTATAACACACATGAAAATTCACAAAGGAGAGAAACCTCACGTGTGTTTTCAGTGTGGAAAGTGTTTCAGTATGGAGTGTCAACTTAAGAAACACATGATAACTCACAGCGAAAAGAAACCTCACgcatgtcttcagtgtgaaaagagtttcataGATAAACGTGGACTTGAGACTCACATGAAAACTCACACAGAAGAAAAAACTTTCACATGTCAtcactgtggaaagagttttacagTAAGACGTGCCCTTGATGATCATGTGAgaattcacaccggagagaaaccatacgcgtgtcaacagtgtggaaagagtttcaggaCAAAACCAAACCTTAGTGCACATTTGATCACTCACACTAAAGAGAAACCGTTCACATGCCAtgagtgtgaaaagagtttcaaaaCAAAAGCTAACCTTAAAAAACACGCAAGATTTCACAATCAGT ATATGATGGAAGTTAAAGAGGAGAGTCAAGCTGAAGTGGATGAAAAACATCAGATTGTAAAAATAACCATAATGTTTCAACCGAAAGAAACTCTGAAGACAGAAGacataaagtgtgaaaatagTTTCAGAGAAGATGAACGCCCTGAAGATCACAAGAGGACTCGCAGTGAGgagaaacctttcacatgtcaacagtgtggaaagagtttcagagcAAAAGTTAACCTTAAAGCacacatgaggattcacactggagagaaacctttcacatgtcaacagtgtggaaagagtttcagagcAAAAGTTAACCTTAAAGCacacatgaggattcacactggagagaaaccacacGCATGCcatcagtgtgaaaagagttgtACAACTGCAAGTGTTCTTAACAGACAtttgagaattcacactggagagaaaccttacacttgtcaacaatgtggaaagagtttcaaagTTGAATCTAGCCTTAAGATACAcacaagaattcacactggagagaaaccttacacgtGTCAACTATGCAGAAAGAGTTTCACCTTTCAATTAGGCCTTATATTGCACATGAAAACTCACAGTGGGGAAAAGCCACACGCATGCCAGCATTGTGACAAGAGTTTCAGAACTGCAAGTACACTTAAGATACAtttgagaattcacactggagagaaaccttacacgtgtcaacagtgtggaaagcgTTTCTCATTTATATCCAGCCTTAAGATACATgcaagaattcacactggagagaaaccgttcACATGCCATGAGTGTAAAAAAATTTTCAGAAATAAAAGTAACCTTGCAACACACATGAAAATTCACAATGGAGAGAAACCTCACGTGtgtcttcagtgtggaaagagtttcagtaTGGAGCATCACCTTAAGAGACACATGATGATTCACAGTGAAAAGAAACCTCACgcatgtcttcagtgtgaaaagacTTTCAGAGATAAAACGAGACTTGAGATTCACATGAGAaatcacactggagagaaaccttacatatgctctcagtgtgaaaaGGGTTTTACAAGTGAAGTCGGCTTTAAGAGACACACGacagttcacactggagaaaagccgtttgcatgtcaacagtgtggaaagagttttagaaTGAAATTTGACCTGAATGCACActtgagaattcacactggagagaaaccatacgtgtgtcaacagtgtggaaagagtttcggGACAAAAACAAACCTTAATGCACATTTGATCACTCACACTAAAGAGAAACCGTTCACATGCCAtgagtgtgaaaagagtttcaaaacaaaagctacccttaaaaaacatgcaaaatttcacactcaatag